One Picrophilus oshimae DSM 9789 genomic region harbors:
- a CDS encoding glycosyltransferase family protein, giving the protein MDQLKILRINARTTFPGGVESYIKNVNSMLLKKNIQTFTFEINVTDYDFDYGGNYYVVKKDNSPFKRVINDAYYDDYVYKKLNEIYNNFKPDIIHLHRFKVDY; this is encoded by the coding sequence ATGGATCAGTTGAAAATACTTAGAATCAATGCAAGAACTACTTTTCCAGGCGGCGTTGAATCATATATTAAAAATGTCAATTCAATGCTTTTAAAAAAGAATATACAAACATTTACCTTTGAGATAAACGTTACAGATTACGATTTTGATTATGGAGGTAACTATTATGTCGTAAAAAAGGATAATTCTCCATTTAAAAGGGTAATAAATGATGCATATTATGATGATTATGTTTACAAAAAACTGAATGAAATATACAATAATTTTAAGCCCGATATTATACATTTGCACAGGTTTAAGGTCGATTATTAA
- a CDS encoding SDR family oxidoreductase, whose protein sequence is MKILVTGHKGFIGGHIYNYLKSKNYDVYGYDIGDSLKDIKYDYIIHMAARGLIRLSKDYPYEYFSDGLNLTMKFLEIARKNNSKFIFPSSGSIKNPTNPYSLAKKNSVEWIKLYKDLYNIDHYILKFYNIYMVSMPKRALFIYLLKLH, encoded by the coding sequence ATGAAAATTCTCGTAACAGGGCATAAAGGCTTTATTGGCGGACATATATACAATTATTTAAAATCAAAAAACTATGATGTTTACGGCTATGATATTGGAGATTCCTTAAAGGATATTAAATATGATTATATTATACACATGGCCGCACGTGGTTTAATAAGATTATCAAAGGATTATCCATATGAATACTTTTCTGATGGTTTAAATTTAACAATGAAATTTCTTGAAATTGCCAGAAAAAACAACTCAAAGTTTATATTTCCGTCATCTGGTTCCATCAAAAATCCAACAAATCCATACTCTCTTGCAAAGAAAAACAGTGTTGAATGGATTAAATTATATAAAGATCTATATAATATTGATCATTATATATTAAAATTCTACAATATATATATGGTGAGCATGCCAAAAAGGGCGCTGTTTATCTATTTACTAAAGCTGCATTAA
- a CDS encoding glycosyltransferase family 4 protein: MRILEIAYAPPESGGGVERFSNGLSLYAAEKGNNVTVIISGKCNNIFNENNVNYVQLKVKSPFFRKLLFNIKVYFYAKRNKTKFDIIHINGDNGCLASKIKGIKKIMTLHGTSRFSAGFDLNKIMHGSLIWYLKHPNLTVSYYLEKYAAAKSDVVISVSSRLTEILKKIFHRDDIITINIGIDINYYKPGNKMELRNQLNLKNDAIYALWVGMSPQRKRLDFSIKLIKNSRNMHLICIGNTGTYENDDRIHIMGHVDDSVLLKYYQACDFLLLPSVSEAFSLTVIEAMACGLVPVTGKNVYTPGLKNNINSFIASSDDEYINIINKIENNPEILSKMSENAIQNALEYSSYKSFEKYLQIMDDLIHKK, encoded by the coding sequence ATGAGAATTCTTGAAATTGCATATGCACCTCCAGAATCCGGTGGCGGGGTAGAGAGGTTTTCCAACGGCCTTTCACTGTATGCTGCGGAAAAAGGTAATAATGTTACTGTAATAATTTCCGGAAAATGTAATAATATTTTTAATGAAAATAATGTTAATTATGTTCAACTAAAGGTAAAATCTCCATTTTTTAGGAAATTATTATTTAATATAAAGGTTTATTTTTATGCAAAAAGGAATAAAACCAAATTTGATATTATACACATCAACGGGGATAATGGATGTCTTGCATCAAAGATCAAGGGCATAAAAAAGATCATGACACTTCATGGCACATCAAGATTTTCCGCTGGTTTCGATTTAAATAAAATAATGCATGGGTCATTAATATGGTATTTAAAACATCCAAATTTGACGGTATCTTATTATCTTGAGAAATATGCTGCAGCAAAAAGCGATGTGGTCATATCTGTTTCATCTAGGCTCACAGAAATTTTAAAAAAAATTTTCCACAGAGATGATATAATTACAATAAACATTGGTATAGATATAAATTATTATAAACCAGGAAACAAAATGGAATTAAGGAATCAATTAAACCTAAAAAATGATGCTATTTATGCACTCTGGGTTGGCATGTCTCCGCAAAGAAAAAGGCTTGATTTTTCAATAAAATTAATAAAAAATTCAAGGAATATGCATTTAATATGCATCGGCAATACCGGTACATATGAGAATGATGATCGGATACATATTATGGGGCATGTTGATGATTCTGTCCTTTTAAAATATTATCAGGCCTGCGATTTTTTACTCCTTCCATCTGTTTCTGAGGCGTTCAGCCTTACAGTTATTGAGGCTATGGCATGTGGTCTTGTCCCGGTAACCGGCAAAAATGTGTACACTCCGGGATTAAAAAATAATATTAATTCATTTATAGCATCCAGCGATGATGAATATATAAATATTATAAATAAAATTGAAAACAATCCGGAAATATTATCAAAAATGTCTGAAAACGCAATACAAAATGCCCTAGAATATTCCTCATATAAATCATTTGAAAAGTACCTGCAGATTATGGATGATCTAATCCATAAAAAATAA
- a CDS encoding glycosyltransferase family 2 protein, with translation MPSIFITVIIPSYRPNDFVYRAIKSALNQTLSAEFYEVIVVLNYTDEKISSMARENKIKVLYVDQISLSPKYIEAIKISMGNVICFLDYDDLFYPEKLEYIYNEFKNNKNLVYLHNRCTFIDDNDKPVNEGYNSPDFNLSSISIKKDIINIDYLSRVTALYDTFFYYISLDSAGEIKLTRKFLTYYRFHESTSNTLSEGIERWKNKMAIYMKYLNSLESMYSFLKSKKSRVLARDYIISLKIELNMLHDLLNSGKRYELNYDDILFWLAVPSYKANKLHYPFKFIKIIQYGMPVKYNKRIENYLLKI, from the coding sequence ATGCCTTCAATTTTTATTACGGTTATAATACCTTCATACAGGCCAAATGATTTTGTCTACAGGGCAATAAAAAGCGCCCTAAATCAAACTTTAAGCGCAGAATTTTATGAGGTAATTGTTGTTTTAAATTATACTGATGAAAAAATTTCAAGCATGGCCAGGGAAAATAAAATAAAGGTATTATACGTGGATCAAATATCATTATCTCCAAAATACATTGAGGCTATTAAAATATCCATGGGCAATGTAATTTGCTTCCTTGATTATGATGACCTTTTTTATCCGGAAAAGCTTGAATACATTTATAATGAATTTAAAAATAATAAAAATCTTGTATACCTGCATAATAGGTGCACATTTATAGATGATAATGATAAACCTGTGAATGAGGGATACAACAGCCCCGATTTTAATCTTTCATCAATATCGATTAAAAAGGATATAATAAATATTGATTATTTATCAAGGGTTACAGCATTGTATGATACCTTTTTTTATTATATATCACTTGATTCAGCCGGTGAAATTAAATTAACAAGAAAATTTTTAACGTACTATAGATTCCATGAAAGTACAAGCAATACTTTATCAGAAGGAATCGAACGATGGAAGAATAAGATGGCCATATATATGAAATACCTTAACTCGCTTGAATCAATGTACAGTTTTTTAAAAAGTAAAAAATCCAGGGTTCTTGCCAGGGATTATATAATTTCCTTAAAAATAGAGCTAAATATGCTCCATGATTTATTAAATTCTGGAAAAAGATATGAATTGAATTATGATGATATATTATTCTGGCTTGCGGTTCCAAGCTATAAGGCAAATAAATTGCATTATCCATTTAAGTTTATTAAGATAATTCAGTATGGCATGCCTGTAAAATACAATAAAAGGATTGAAAACTATCTATTAAAGATTTAA
- a CDS encoding winged helix-turn-helix domain-containing protein, producing MRKYRTQTEIKIEILSYVAKDDATVSDIVRDIEVPYTRAKVYMDQLESSGLLKKLSEKDYKITEEGYKFLNEYKKVQRLLDLYGLSSKKKDD from the coding sequence ATGAGGAAGTATCGAACACAAACTGAGATCAAGATAGAAATACTATCCTACGTTGCAAAAGATGATGCAACGGTAAGTGATATCGTTCGTGATATCGAAGTACCTTACACCAGGGCGAAGGTTTACATGGACCAGCTTGAATCATCAGGGCTTTTAAAAAAGTTATCTGAAAAGGATTATAAGATCACAGAGGAAGGTTATAAATTTTTAAACGAGTATAAAAAGGTTCAAAGACTTCTCGATCTATACGGTTTATCAAGCAAAAAGAAGGACGATTAA
- a CDS encoding glycosyltransferase family protein, protein MICPISTLVRPGGTVCDGGIKTRCMFTGCKTGLNVPYEILRYHSFLKNHSIIKMYLTPSNALTNYIKSFIDSSVETLYSFINFPERLDKNNEENSFGYIGRIVKEKGIQDVLRACKILKYKSI, encoded by the coding sequence TTGATATGTCCAATATCTACCCTGGTAAGGCCTGGCGGAACAGTATGCGATGGTGGCATAAAAACAAGATGCATGTTCACAGGATGCAAAACAGGTTTAAATGTTCCGTATGAAATATTAAGATACCACTCATTTCTAAAAAACCACTCAATTATAAAAATGTACCTTACACCAAGCAATGCACTGACAAATTATATAAAATCATTTATAGATAGTAGCGTGGAAACCCTCTATTCATTTATAAATTTTCCAGAACGTTTAGATAAAAACAATGAGGAAAATTCCTTTGGATATATAGGCAGGATTGTTAAGGAAAAGGGAATACAGGATGTACTAAGGGCTTGTAAAATATTAAAGTATAAAAGCATTTAA